Proteins encoded by one window of Microcoleus sp. FACHB-68:
- a CDS encoding rhodanese-like domain-containing protein: MPNFLGLIPIPPPLQAKSLVYDLKDRLDWGDPALTIIDVRERNLFNTSRITGAISMPASELVERAFTALELCRDIYLYGETDEETAEAAEKLRSAGYENVSEIRGGVAAWKAVGFPIESILQRPNI, from the coding sequence ATGCCTAACTTCCTAGGACTCATCCCCATCCCGCCGCCACTGCAAGCCAAATCCCTCGTTTATGACCTCAAAGACCGGCTCGACTGGGGTGATCCAGCATTAACAATTATTGATGTGCGAGAGCGCAACCTATTCAACACCAGTCGCATCACCGGCGCGATTTCCATGCCGGCGAGCGAATTGGTCGAACGTGCCTTCACAGCACTTGAACTGTGCCGCGATATCTACCTCTATGGCGAAACCGACGAGGAAACAGCCGAAGCTGCCGAAAAACTTCGTTCAGCCGGCTATGAGAACGTATCTGAAATCAGGGGTGGCGTTGCCGCATGGAAAGCAGTCGGCTTTCCCATTGAGTCAATTCTTCAGAGACCGAACATTTAA
- a CDS encoding ribonuclease D, translated as MEDFQICERDLSDAYLSEYLEAEALAVDTETMGLLPWRDRLCLVQLCDPQGRVTVVRIERGQRDAPNLKKLMEATGILKVFHFARFDMATMRHNLGIEVAPVFCTKIASKLARTYTPKHGLKEVVQELERVELDKSAQSSDWGNAANLSEDQLRYAANDVRYLLSVQQKLMGMLQREERWELAQQCFQCLPVFVSLDLLQYKDVFEH; from the coding sequence TTGGAAGATTTTCAGATTTGCGAACGCGATCTATCTGATGCCTATCTATCTGAGTATTTAGAAGCTGAAGCGCTGGCAGTCGATACGGAAACAATGGGATTATTACCTTGGCGAGATCGCTTGTGTTTGGTGCAACTGTGCGATCCTCAAGGTCGAGTCACGGTGGTTCGCATTGAGCGAGGGCAGAGAGACGCGCCCAATTTAAAAAAGCTGATGGAAGCCACCGGCATTCTCAAAGTCTTTCATTTTGCGCGTTTTGACATGGCAACAATGCGCCACAATCTGGGTATTGAGGTTGCGCCGGTGTTCTGCACGAAGATAGCGAGTAAGCTTGCTAGAACCTACACCCCGAAACATGGTCTTAAAGAAGTGGTGCAAGAACTCGAACGGGTGGAACTGGACAAAAGCGCTCAAAGTTCGGACTGGGGAAATGCTGCGAACCTTTCTGAGGATCAGCTGAGATATGCAGCGAATGATGTGCGCTATTTGCTCAGTGTTCAGCAAAAATTGATGGGGATGCTGCAACGGGAAGAACGCTGGGAATTAGCGCAGCAGTGCTTTCAGTGTTTGCCGGTGTTCGTTTCCCTAGATTTGTTGCAATACAAGGATGTTTTTGAGCATTAA
- a CDS encoding methyltransferase domain-containing protein, translating to MNKQSEHSILPKANHDELARQNFVGSLKVYLARNITPGNQIVYEKLAKPKFEQEYQRAPQNRHEIRRLMENESYYRWWSALRRTTQEMLWDSVNSSIERQLPELVECTRRQGNKLGSLTLNPDLKIPAYQTAVDIHCMPGGYQGEFTEDDVAAGALYDRGVYLYALGQLGPLNDDMGQSVVQNYLKKQYPDFQPARILDLGCTVGHSTLPYVDAYPDAEVYAIDTGAALLRYAHARAEAMGKRVHFSQQNAERTNFADGSFDLIVSHILLHEMPVSAIRNVLQECYRLLAPGGMMVHAEAPLYGHMEAFNAFMFDWETKNNNEPFWSAMRDLDWMEVAVGAGFESEKVIQTFAANGVWKEKFAGGKSQNDGFGRRGTWLILAASK from the coding sequence ATGAACAAACAAAGTGAGCATTCTATCCTGCCAAAAGCTAACCACGATGAACTGGCACGACAAAATTTTGTGGGAAGTTTAAAGGTTTATTTGGCAAGGAATATTACGCCTGGGAATCAGATTGTTTATGAAAAATTAGCGAAACCCAAGTTTGAACAAGAATACCAACGTGCGCCGCAAAACCGGCATGAAATTCGGCGGCTGATGGAAAATGAATCTTACTATCGCTGGTGGAGTGCTTTGCGGCGCACGACTCAGGAGATGCTGTGGGATTCGGTAAACAGCAGTATTGAGCGCCAGTTGCCTGAATTGGTGGAGTGTACTCGCCGGCAAGGAAATAAGCTTGGTTCATTAACATTAAATCCTGATTTGAAGATTCCTGCTTATCAAACTGCGGTAGATATTCACTGTATGCCGGGAGGGTATCAAGGCGAATTTACAGAAGATGATGTGGCTGCCGGCGCTTTATATGATCGCGGGGTTTATTTGTATGCCTTAGGACAGTTAGGCCCATTGAATGATGATATGGGTCAGTCTGTGGTGCAAAATTACTTGAAAAAGCAATATCCTGACTTTCAACCGGCACGCATTCTTGATTTGGGTTGTACAGTGGGTCACAGCACTTTGCCTTATGTGGATGCTTACCCAGATGCGGAAGTCTATGCGATCGATACCGGCGCAGCGCTGTTGCGTTATGCTCATGCACGCGCAGAGGCAATGGGTAAGCGCGTTCACTTCTCGCAGCAAAATGCTGAGCGCACTAACTTTGCCGATGGGTCATTTGATTTAATTGTTTCCCATATTCTGTTACATGAAATGCCGGTGTCTGCGATTCGTAATGTTTTGCAAGAGTGTTACCGGCTGCTTGCTCCCGGTGGGATGATGGTTCATGCTGAAGCTCCCCTCTATGGCCATATGGAAGCATTTAATGCTTTCATGTTCGATTGGGAAACCAAGAACAACAACGAACCATTCTGGAGTGCGATGCGGGATCTCGATTGGATGGAAGTCGCTGTTGGTGCCGGTTTTGAGAGCGAAAAGGTGATTCAAACTTTTGCCGCTAACGGTGTCTGGAAAGAAAAGTTTGCTGGTGGCAAGTCTCAAAATGACGGTTTTGGCCGGCGCGGCACTTGGTTGATTTTAGCTGCTAGCAAATAA
- a CDS encoding CAP domain-containing protein has translation MLIPNFVFSSLKKQKSQQIQGKRQQKSYLFLLPFYCFLLTFFAGGCVVVLDSNKTPEQATKPATTTAPESASKPLTATEFAALEQSVHEQVNQYRASQKLPPLKLDPRISEVCRQHSKGMASEGVPFGHEGFEQRANAIEKSIAYRSVAENVAYNSGYSNPGKQAVEGWIKSPGHQKNMVGNFDLTGIGIVKNAKGEYYFTQIFVRGQ, from the coding sequence ATGCTGATACCAAATTTTGTTTTTTCTAGTTTAAAAAAGCAAAAAAGTCAACAGATACAAGGTAAAAGACAACAAAAGAGTTATCTCTTTCTTTTACCTTTTTACTGTTTCCTTTTAACATTCTTTGCCGGTGGCTGTGTTGTCGTCCTCGACAGCAATAAAACCCCTGAACAAGCCACCAAACCAGCCACAACAACCGCACCGGAATCAGCGTCTAAACCCTTAACAGCCACCGAATTTGCTGCCTTGGAACAGTCTGTTCATGAACAAGTGAATCAGTATCGCGCCTCCCAGAAATTGCCGCCGCTGAAGCTCGATCCTCGAATCAGCGAAGTGTGCCGGCAACACAGCAAAGGAATGGCTAGTGAGGGCGTTCCCTTTGGCCATGAAGGATTTGAGCAAAGAGCCAACGCAATTGAGAAAAGCATTGCTTATCGCTCAGTGGCAGAAAATGTTGCATATAATTCCGGCTATAGCAATCCCGGTAAACAAGCCGTTGAAGGATGGATCAAGAGTCCGGGGCATCAGAAAAACATGGTAGGCAATTTTGATTTAACCGGCATCGGCATTGTTAAAAATGCTAAGGGAGAATATTACTTTACTCAGATTTTTGTGCGCGGGCAGTAA
- the trpB gene encoding tryptophan synthase subunit beta, translating to MTATPLSSNPQTDATSNAQRPDPLGRFGRFGGKYVPETLMPALTELEAAFKQYCHDADFQAELQQLLRDYVGRPSPLYFAERLTSHYARPDGSGPQIYLKREDLNHTGAHKINNAIAQALLAKRMGKQRVIAETGAGQHGVATATVCARFGLECVIYMGVHDMERQALNVFRMRLMGAEVRPVAAGTGTLKDATSEAIRDWVTNVESTHYILGSVAGPHPYPMMVRDFHDVIGLETRAQCLEKWGGLPDILLACVGGGSNAMGLFHEFVSESEVRLIGVEAAGEGVDTDKHAATLTRGQIGVLHGAMSYLLQDDDGQVVEAHSISAGLDYPGVGPEHSYLKDIGRAEYYSVTDEQALDAFKRLSLLEGIIPALETAHAIAYLETLCPQLAGNPRIVINCSGRGDKDVHTVAKFLNPA from the coding sequence GTGACCGCTACTCCCCTCTCCTCTAATCCTCAAACCGACGCCACCAGTAACGCCCAAAGACCCGACCCGTTAGGTCGCTTTGGTCGCTTTGGCGGCAAGTATGTGCCTGAAACCTTAATGCCGGCTTTGACTGAGTTAGAAGCCGCATTTAAGCAATATTGCCATGATGCCGATTTTCAAGCAGAACTTCAGCAGCTGTTGCGCGACTATGTGGGACGCCCCAGCCCTCTGTATTTTGCTGAACGTCTCACCAGTCATTACGCCCGTCCCGATGGCAGTGGCCCTCAAATTTACCTCAAACGGGAAGACTTAAACCACACCGGCGCTCATAAAATTAACAATGCCATCGCTCAAGCATTGTTGGCAAAGCGCATGGGCAAACAGCGTGTCATTGCCGAAACAGGTGCCGGTCAGCATGGCGTCGCCACAGCAACCGTGTGCGCCCGGTTTGGATTGGAATGCGTGATTTATATGGGCGTTCACGATATGGAACGACAAGCCCTCAACGTATTTCGGATGCGCTTAATGGGGGCAGAAGTGCGCCCCGTAGCAGCCGGCACCGGCACCCTCAAAGATGCCACATCAGAAGCCATTCGCGACTGGGTGACGAACGTAGAAAGCACCCACTATATCCTCGGTTCAGTAGCCGGCCCTCATCCCTACCCGATGATGGTGCGTGACTTCCATGATGTCATCGGCTTGGAAACCCGCGCCCAATGTCTGGAGAAATGGGGAGGACTGCCGGATATTCTCCTCGCCTGTGTGGGCGGCGGTTCCAATGCAATGGGACTATTTCACGAATTTGTTAGTGAATCCGAAGTGCGGTTAATTGGCGTTGAAGCTGCCGGCGAGGGCGTTGATACAGACAAACACGCCGCCACCTTAACACGCGGACAAATCGGTGTTTTGCACGGCGCAATGAGCTATTTACTGCAAGATGACGATGGTCAGGTTGTGGAAGCCCATTCAATTAGTGCCGGCTTAGATTATCCTGGTGTCGGGCCAGAACATAGCTATTTAAAGGATATCGGTCGCGCTGAATATTACAGCGTTACGGATGAACAAGCTTTAGACGCCTTTAAGCGCTTGTCTCTACTCGAAGGAATTATCCCTGCCTTAGAAACCGCCCATGCGATCGCTTATTTAGAAACCCTCTGCCCTCAACTTGCCGGTAATCCCCGCATCGTGATTAACTGTTCCGGTCGCGGCGATAAAGATGTGCACACGGTTGCCAAATTCCTCAATCCAGCTTAA
- a CDS encoding translation initiation factor encodes MATSKRKSNDSNASTGDRFIYKEFGADVNPSALERPATELPASQQNVRVQASRKGRKGKTVTVISGFQVKPETLESLLKQMKTQCGAGGTIKDGEIEIQGDHTQKLLQFLTQLGYKAKISGG; translated from the coding sequence ATGGCCACTTCCAAGCGCAAGTCCAACGATAGCAATGCTTCCACCGGCGATCGCTTTATTTATAAAGAATTTGGCGCTGATGTCAACCCATCTGCCCTAGAACGCCCTGCGACAGAACTGCCGGCATCTCAGCAAAATGTCAGAGTGCAGGCATCCCGAAAGGGGCGCAAGGGAAAAACTGTTACCGTTATCAGCGGTTTTCAAGTTAAACCTGAAACTTTGGAATCTCTACTTAAGCAGATGAAAACTCAATGTGGTGCCGGCGGTACGATTAAAGATGGAGAAATTGAAATTCAGGGCGATCACACCCAAAAGCTTCTGCAATTTCTGACTCAATTAGGCTATAAAGCCAAAATTAGTGGGGGCTGA